A single window of Lagopus muta isolate bLagMut1 chromosome 23, bLagMut1 primary, whole genome shotgun sequence DNA harbors:
- the DNAJC8 gene encoding dnaJ homolog subfamily C member 8, whose amino-acid sequence MAAPEERGAGGAAEEAFLTFYSEVKQIEKRDSVLTSKNQIDRLTRPGSSYFNLNPFEVLQMDPEATDEEIKKRFRQLSILVHPDKNQDDADRAQKAFEAVDKAYKLLLDQEQKKRALDVIQAGKEYVEHTVKEKKKQLKKDGKPPNVEEDDPEVFKQAVYKQTMKLFAELEIKRKEREAKEMHERKRQREEEIEAQEKAKREREWQKNFEESRDGRVDSWRNFQANTKGKKEKKNRTFLRPPKVKMEQRE is encoded by the exons ATGGCGGCTCCGGAggagcgcggggcggggggcgccgCCGAGGAGGCGTTCCTCACCTTCTACAGCGAG gtaaaacaaattgaaaagcGAGACTCTGTTTTAACATCAAAAAACCAGATTGACAGGCTGACCCGACCTGGATCTTCCTATTTCAACTTGAATCCTTTTGAG GTTCTGCAGATGGACCCTGAAGccacagatgaagaaataaagaaaaggttTCGACAG ctgtcaATATTGGTACATCCAGACAAAAATCAGGATGATGCAGATAGAGCTCAGAAGGCATTTGAAG CTGTAGATAAAGCATACAAGTTGCTGTTAGATCAGGAGCAAAAGAAGAGAGCCTTGGATGTGATACAGGCAGGAAAAGAATATGTGGAACATACT gtgaaagaaaaaaagaagcaattgaAGAAGGATGGAAAACCTCCCAATGTAGAAGAAGATGATCCTGAAGTT TTCAAACAGGCCGTGTACAAACAGACAATGAAGCTCTTTGCTGAactggaaataaagaggaaagaaagagaagctaAAGAAATGCATGAAAG GAAACgacaaagagaagaagaaatcgAAGCACAGGAGAAGGCAAAACGAGAACGAGAATGGCAGAAGAACTTTGAG GAAAGTCGGGATGGTCGTGTGGACAGCTGGAGAAATTTCCAGGCAAATACAaagggcaagaaagaaaagaagaacaggaCCTTCCTGAGACCTCCTAAAGTAAAAATGGAGCAGCGCGAATGA
- the ATP5IF1 gene encoding ATPase inhibitor, mitochondrial codes for MAAVSALRGGLRGALLAQQQQRAWSSGSGADQLGELGKGAGKGGGGGGSIREAGGAFGKKQAAEEERYFREKEREQLKALRRHHEEEIDHHKKEIERLQKEIERHKHKIKTLKDDD; via the exons ATGGCGGCCGTGTCGGCGCTGAGGGGCGGCCTGCGCGGGGCCCTCCTggcgcagcagcagcagcgcgcCTGGAGCTCGGGCTCGGGCGCAGACCAG CTGGGCGAGCTGGGCAAAGGCGCTGGGAagggcggcggtggcggcggctCCATTCGCGAGGCCGGAGGGGCTTTCGGTAAGAAGCAGGCGGCCGAGGAGGAGCGTTACTTCAG GGAGAAGGAACGGGAGCAGCTGAAGGCCTTAAGGAGGCACCACGAAGAGGAGATCGATCACCACAAGAAGGAGATCGAGCGGCTGCAAAAGGAGATCGAGAGGCACAAGCATAAGATCAAGACGCTGAAGGATGATGActaa